The nucleotide window TTGCTGTGAACTCTGGAACTGCAGCTTTACACATTGCGCTTCTTGCCCATGGTATAGGAAAAGGTGATGAAGTGATTACAAGTCCCTTCAGTTTTATTGCAACAGCAAACAGCATCCTTTATACCGGGGCAAAACCTGTTTTTGCAGATATTGATTTAGACACATACAATATGGACCCTGAAAATATCAAAGAGAAAATAACTTCAAAAACCAGGGCTATTTTGCCTGTTCATCTTTATGGTCACCCTGCAGATATGAAAGCGATAATGGAAATTGCAGATGATAATAAGCTCATTGTAATTGAGGATGCCTGCCAATCACACGGTGCAGAATACCTTGGAAAAAAAGTGGGTAGCTTCGGAACAGGAGCATTCAGCTTTTATCCTACAAAAAATATGACAACCAGCGAAGGTGGAATGCTCACTGCAAATGAGAAGGAAATTGCAGAGAAGGCAAAGATGATTCGGGCCCATGGCTCAAAAGTTCGATATCTGCATGAAATGCTAGGTTTCAACCTGCGCATGACTGATATTGCAGCTGCAATCGGACTTGTACAACTTGGAAAACTGAACGGATTTACCTCAACCAGACAAAAAAACGCAGAAATTATTTCAGCAGGGTTAAAGAACATACCCGAAATTGTGCTACCTGTAACAAAAGCCGAATGTACCCATGTATTCCACCAATATACGGTCAGAGCAGAAAAAAGGGATCAATTGGCAACTTTCCTGAAAGAAAAAGAAATAGGAACAGGAGTTCACTATCCTATATCCATTCACAAGCAACCTTTCTACAGGGAACTTGGATATACGGATTCCTTACCGGTCTCGGAAAAAGCAGCGGAAGAAGTATTATCTCTCCCTGTGCACCCTTCATTATCTAGAACCGATTTGCAGAACATAATCGAAGCGACCAAAGAATTTTATGCAAAAGACTGATCATTTTTCCAGCCACCGCATTCTCATAACCAGGAAGTGAGATTTTTGATAAGAGTAGGAGTTATAGGTACAGGTGCTATGGGACAGAACCATGTAAGAATTTATAGTGAAATGAATAACGTAGAACTTGCCGGAATCTCGGATGTAGACCAGAAGCGTGTAGAAGCAATGGCTACGCAATTCAAGACAAAAGCCTTTACAGATTATAAGAAAATGTTAGCAGAAGGGCTTGATGCGGTAAGTGTTGTTGTACCTACCAAACTGCATAAGCAAGTTGTACTTGATGCTCTTGAGGCAGGCGTACATGTCCTTGTAGAAAAGCCGATTGCAGACACAACTGAAAACGCGGACCTGATGATAGCAGCTGCACAAAAAGCGGGAAAAATCCTTATGGTTGGACACATCGAACGCTTTAACCCTGCAGTCATAAAACTCAAAGAGATTATAAACTCAGGTACTTTGGGAAAAATAGTCTCGATCTCAACCAAACGAGTAGGGCCATATAACCCGAGAATAAGAGACGTGGGAGTAATCCTGGATATTGGTGTCCATGACATAGATGTAATTTCATATCTTTACGGCAAGAAAATAAATAGTGTTTATGCTATTGCAGGTGCAGATATTCACTCATTTGAAGACCATGCCTCAATTATTCTGCGTATGGACCATAATTTTGCAGGGGTCGTGGAAACAAACTGGCTGACTCCACACAAGATAAGGCAGCTAACAGCAATAGGAGTTAAAGGGGTTGCCTATCTGGACTACATTAATCAAACAGTACAGTTACACGATAACGAATGGATAAGAAAAGCCAAAGTAGAACAGAGTGAACCTCTGAAAAATGAACTCACATATTTCATGGATTGCGCTGCAAATGGTAAAAGCCCTAACCCCTGTGGAGAAGATGGAAAACACGCCCTTGAAGTGGCAATGGCAGCTATAAAGTCCTACGAGGAAGGAAGATTAATTGAAGTAGGATAATAAGCCGGAAAAAGATCTGAAGAAATAATATCTTGAAAGATCTGAAGAAATAGTATCTTAAAAGCTCAAAGAAGTAATATCTTAAAAATTTTGAAAAAACAAAAGAATTTGAAAAAAATCTGAAAAACAATTTGGAAAGTGATGAATATGAGTAAATTAGAAAAACTTATCGTTGACAGAGGCCCAATAAAAGAAATAGGAGTACTTGGAATGGGCTACGTAGGTATTCCTTCAGCCGTTCTTTTCGCAGATGCCCCATGTTTTACTAAAGTTCTTGGTTTCCAGCGTAATTCAAAAAGCTCAAGTTACAAGATTGATATGCTCAATCGTGGAGAGAGTCCTCTCAAAGGAGAAGAACCCGGTCTTGAAGACCTTATTAGCAAAGTTGTAAAAGCCGGCAAGTTTGAATGCACTCCCGATTTTTCAAGAATATCAGAACTTGATGCCGTCACTCTTGCAATCCAAACTCCTTTTGCAAATCCTAAAGATTTGGAACCTGACTTTTCCGCACTTATTGAGGGTATCAAAAACGTAGGAAAATACCTGAGACCAGGAATGCTCGTCGTTCTTGAGTCCACAATTACTCCTGGCACAACCGAAGGTATGGCAAAAAAGATTCTTGAGGAAGAATCAGGCCTGAAAGCCGGAGAAGACTTTGCCCTTGCCCACGCACCTGAAAGAGTAATGGTGGGCAGGCTTTTGAAGAACATCAGAGAACACGATAGAATCGTAGGTGGTATAAACGAAACAAGTACCAGACGGGCTATCGAGCTCTATTCCCCTGTATTAACTGCGGGGAAAGTAATTCCTATGAGTGCAACTGCAGCTGAGGTAACGAAAACTGCAGAGAACACTTTCCGTGATCTCCAGATTGCAGCAATCAACCAACTTGCTCTTTACTGTGAAGCCATGGGCATAAACGTGTACGATGTAAGGACTGGAGTAGACAGTCTAAAAGGAGAAGGCATTACAAGAGCCATACTCTGGCCAGGAGCAGGCGTTGGAGGTCACTGCCTTACCAAGGATACGTACCACTTGGAGAGAGGAGTTAAGATCGGTAATGGGCAGCTTGACTATCCAGAAGGTTCAGACTCAATCTACGTGCTCGCAAGAAAAGTCAATGATTTCATGCCTGTCCACATGTACAACCTGACTGTTGCAGCCCTTAAAAGGATTGGAAAGGAGATGAAAGGCTCAAAGATTGCAATGCTCGGGTGGGCTTTCATCCGAGATTCGGATGATGCGAGGAATACGCCTTCAGAACCTTACAGGGACCTCTGCCTTAAGGAAGATGCGACAGTTAATGTGCATGACCCTTATGTCGTGAACTATCCCGGAATTGAGATCTCGGATAACCTTGAAAATGTTGTCAGAAACGCGGATGCTGTGGTTATTCTTGCAGGGCATAGTGTATACTCTGATATAAAAGCCGATTGGGTAAAGAGAATTACAGGCAAGGAAAACCCGGTTATTGTGGATGGAAGAAATATAGTTGAACCAGACGAATTTATTCGCAATGGATTTGTCTATAAGGGGATTGGAAGAGGCGATAAAAACGAACATTTATTAATGTAAACTAAGATCTCTTTAAAAAACTACTTCAGACTTTAAAATCTGGAAAAGGAAGAGAAATGATCGAGAAATTGAAACAAAACGATGAACTCTGGGATCTATTTAGCAAAAAAGAAGAATACAATTTGACCTTTTCTGACCAGCATGATAGGTTTCCTTACTATCTAAGTAGCCAGAGGAATGTTTTTGATCCCAGAGTTTCCAGGTTTCTAGTAGAAAAGGGATTACACCCTGAGTACCCAGGCGGAAAAAAATTTGCAGTCTGCCTTACTCATGATATTGATGTGATATATCCGGAAAAACTCTACCCGATCATTGGAACTGCCAAAGCCTTTGCTAAAGGGAACTTAACAGATACTATAAAGACACCCTTTTGTAGAATTTGCAAGAAGTTTAACCCTTGCTGGAATTTTAGAGAAATAATGGAGCTGGAGGCAAAATATAATGCAAAATCCAGCTTTTATTTTCTGGCCTTGAGGCCTGGAGAGAAAGACTTCAACTATGAAATCGAGGATCTTGAGGCCGAATTGAAGTTTATATCCTCTCAGGGATGGGAAGTAGGACTACATGGAGGGCACAAATCCTACAGCAGCCTGGAAGATATAAAAGAAAAAAAGCAGAGACTTGAAAAAGTATTAGGCAAAGAAGTTATAGGGTACAGAAATCACTATTTAAAGTTTAAAGTACCGGACACATGGGAATTATTAAGCAAAGCAAACTTTAAGTATGACACAACATTCGGGTACCCAGATTGTGCAGGCTTTAGAAACGGTATGTGTCACCCCTTCAGGCCTTATAATATAAACACCGGAAAACAAATCGAGATCATAGAACTTCCTCTCATAGTTATGGACAGGACTTTATTTAGAGACTACATGAGACTTGACGTTAAAAAGGCCTGGGAACTAACAAAAAGTCTTGTTGATAAGGTTGAACAGTATAATGGTGTGATCACGATTCTATGGCACAATAACACATCTATTGAAGGAAAAGGCCTTAAATATTACGAAAAATTCCTCAAATATGTTTCCAGTAAAAAAGCCTGGATTACAAATGGAAAGGAAATATATAACTGGTGGTCTACCAATATTGAACCGCGGTACTGAAAAAACCAGATATAAGATAGGGGCCAGTTAATAATCGTCAAAGTTACTAAATAAGATAGTACGAATTAAACCAAGCACTTAACAAATCAAAAAATAGTAATCAACACTGTAAATAAGTTTGATTAATAATTTTTATAGTTATTGAGTACTTCAGATAGGATAGTTAATATAATTCTGGAACTGAAATTCTTAAAAGTTAGTATTAACATTGTATTAAAAATTTCATCATGAACGGAATCCTGCCAGAACCTATATAAGAAAATATAATAAAGTAATTCTAAGGATAATTGAAGAGAAAAATAGATTCGTGAGAACTCATATAGTTCTAATTGTTAATTTTTATATAGATTAAGAACACCGACAGATTTATTTCATAGTGTTTGTTTATAGAGGGGTTTAGAGGGGAAGAAGTCCTTAATATTCAGCATCAGCTTGAGAACATAGTACCCTATAATTTCATTTTCAAAGGTGTAAAAATAGCTTGAAATGAAGGACTAAACGGAGTTCAGCTCTAAAAGAAATTTCTTTTAAGGTACCGGAAATGGATGAAATAACAGCAGATGCAGTAGAGAAACGGTCTGATAACAGCAAAAAGGAAAGCTTTATTTTTGATGTGCTAACACTTGCAGGCGGGACAACCTTTGCTCAAATTCTTACAGTTTTAGCTGCTCCTATACTGACCCGTCTCTATGGACCTGATGATTTTGGAGTTTGGGCTATATACCTTTCTATCACCAGCATTATCAGTGTCATTGCCTGCATGAGATACGAATATTCTATAATGTTACCTGAATCGAGTGAAGAAGCTGTAAACCTGTTGGGACTGAGTTTTCTAGCAGTGCTGCTCGTGACAGGCTTAACCTTTCCAGTCATATGGTGCTTTAAAGAGCCGATAGTTAATATTTTGAACTCTCAGCAGATAGGAAATTATCTCTGGCTTGTACCTCCTTTTATTTTTGTGAACGGGTTATTTCTTGCACTAAATAGCTGGAACTCAAGAACAAAACTTTTTAAAAGACTTTCCCTTTCAAGAGTTTTCAGTTCGGTTTCTAGTACTGTAACACAGATAGGCATAGGGTTTATGGAAAAAACCGGAGCAAGCGGATTAATAGTTGGCAGCCTTGCTGGCCAGTCTATTGCAACATTTGTGCTTGGAGGACAGATCTGGAGAGATGATAGGAAATTAATTGTGAAAAATCTGAGCTGGGAAAAAATCTATGAAGGATTTAAGAAGTACCGCAAGTTTTCGCTTGTAGATACCTGGGGTGCCCTCATGAACTCAATCTCCTGGCAGCTTCCTGCCTTCCTTCTTTCGGCTTTCTTCACTCCTGCAGTGGTAGGTTTTTATTCTCTCGGCTTTCGCCTTCTGCAGATGCCTATGAGTTTAATAGGAGGTTCGATTTCACAGGTTTTCTTCCAGAGAGCCTCAAGAGCCTTTACCGAGGGCACTCTTGCTTCCCTTGTTGAGGATGTGTTCAGAATGCTTGTGGTTATAGGTATGTTCCCTATACTTATCCTGACAATTGTCGGCAGCGACGTTTTTACGGTTATTTTCGGAAAAGGCTGGACAGAAGCAGGCATCTACGCTCAGATTCTTAGTCTCTGGGCTTTCGTATGGTTTATCTCCTCTCCGTTAACTGCTATATACGTAGTAGTCAAAAAATATCACTTCGGTTTCCATTATAATTTTTTCAATCTGATAACACGACTCCTTTCCCTTACAATCGGCGGCTTGCTAGGAAATGCACGTACGGCACTTATTCTTTTTTCACTATCAGGTATTGCGGTATATGGTTACCTTTGCCTGAAAATGATGTCTTATGCCGGAGTAAAGACCTCTAAAGTCATGAAAATAGTAATTTCAAATTTTATTCTCTTCGTTCCTGCAGGAACCGTTATTATTACCCTTAAAATCTTAGAAATAGACAAGATATTACTTGTTATCTTTTCCGGCATGATTGTCTGTCTTTACTATGTATATATATTGAAAAATGATGCACAAGTGAAAAAGATAATTGGAGAGTTCAGAAATTGAAGAACTCATTTAAACAATAAAATTTAAAAACTTAAAATCAGGCTTCAACTCAGGAAGCTCCGAGAAAGTCTGTTCAAGTGAACTAAAAGAGAACAATTCTTTTAGTTCGCACAACATAGAAGCGATTTTCTTCTCTCACTTTTTAATAATAACAAGTTTATACTTGACGATTTTCCAGAGTAATCTTGAGTAATTATATATTACGTAGCCTCAGTTTGAGCCACCTCAGCCATGGAATGCATTACAATTCCTGTCACTGTCATATATACACCGGCAACAGATAGAAAAACCATTATAAGTATATACCATAAATGAAGACTTTCGATTCCAAAGACCAGGTCTTCAAGAAACTTCAAACCCATATAAAAACCGCATGTGGCAAGGGCAAAACCTGGCACTGCATAGAAGTATAGTGGCTTATTTACCTCTATGTCTCTTACTACACCTCTCAGTACTCCAAGAACATACTTGCCTGGAGCTTGCACCCGATCTTCAAATTTATAATGGGTACCTATTTCAACTTCTTTTATGCGAAGACCGGATTTGCATGCGTTTACAAGCATCTCGTCTTCTTTTGCCAGATCATTGGCATCAAAGTGTATTATATCTTTTGTAGAGGCTGCGAAGGCACGAAAAGGAGTTTGATAATCTCTAATTTTGCCAGATTTTTTATTGGCGAATCTGCCCAAAATCGTTTGCCCAACACGACGGTAAACAGGAGTGTTCCAATCCACACTATTTAAATATCTAGTTCCATTGACCACATCTGCAGTTCCTGTTACTATCGGGTCAATGAGCCTGGGGATGTCATCAGGGTTATGGCGACCTCTTGAATCCATTGTCACAATTATATCAGCGCCGAGATTGATTGCAGATTTAAAACCTGTTTCGAGAGACGCACCTTTTCCTTTATTAGTCTTGTTTATAATCACTTCAGCCCCAGCTTTTTTTGCTATCTCGACTGTTTGATCTGAACTGGCATCATCAACCATAATCACCCTATCAGCGTAGAGCCTTGTGAGAAGTATAATGCTTCCTATAGACGTTTCTTCATTGTAGGCAGAAAGGACAACTATGACATTTTTAGAGGCTCTGCTGATAGTACATTTATTTCTTTTATTTATTATTGACCCTGTGCCAATTTCCATAAGTAGCTGATCACTCATTCTTGATAACCCCCATTGTATAGCTATGTAAATATTAGAGTAAGTTTAGTTATAAAAGTTCTAAAAAATCATTAAATAAGGAAGAGATTGAACCTTTTAAATATTACCGAAATATTAGTTTTTTAAAGTAAAATTTGGAAGATACATATATAAATTTATTGACAGTTGAACTTTAAAAAAAATAATATACAGTGTATGCCAGTATGCTGCGGCACTATACTATTATAAATATAAATTTGGCCAATTGAAATAACGACTATTGAAGATATGTGTTAACTGATAAAGTGGAAAAATATAGATAAATAAATAAAAAACAAGCTTGAGAATCAATAGTAAGGAAGCCCAACGTTTAGGATTTCAGTCCCGCAACTTATGGAGCTTTTTGATAATCCATTAAGAAATACCTACAGTTTCAAAATTGGATTACTTCTACTAGCGACTTGCCGCAATTTTTAATATAGAAAAATGAGAAGTACAGAAAGTTGTAAGATATAAAACAAACTGTATAGTTTATCTTACCTATAGAAGAGAATTATTAAAAAGTGAAATATGATTAGTATATTTTATGAGAGTAATTGAGCTGTTCTATTAGAAAAGTATCAGCCAGAGAAATTGAGAAAAAGACTCAGGAAAAAGAATAAAAAGGAAGCTGTAAATAAAGAGGAAAGTACTTTTTAGGACAATGGCAGACAATTGGGATGAATTGGAAAAGATGGGCACAGAAGTTGGAGAAAAAATCTGAGTATTCACATTTTGGAAAAATACATCGAAAGAATAAAAAAGATTGGAAAAACATTTACTCACCTAAATGAAACTAAAAAGAGTATAATTTTTTAAAAGATGGATGACCCGCATGACTGTAAAAAGAATTCCTTCAGATCTATTTATTATTATGGGGCTTGTGCTCCTAACAGATATTTTTGTGCTCACTCCTGGAATAAATGAAACAATGTTCCGGAACATACTTGGACTGCCACTTGTGTTATTTCTGCCAGGGTATGCTCTGATTGCAGCTCTTTTTCCTGCAAAATCTGATCTTGACGGGATTGAGCGGGTCGCTCTTTCTTTCGGACTAAGTATTGCAGTTGTGCCATTAATAGGCCTTGGTCTCAATTATACCCCATGGGGAATCAGACTTCTGCCAATTCTCACAAGCCTGTCCGTATTCACCTTTATTATGTGTGGCCTTACATATCTTAGACGGGCAAGTCTCCCAGAAAGTGATACTTTTGAAGTTTCTTTGAAAGCAGTAGCACTTTCACTCAAAGCCGAGGTCATGGAAACATCAGAATCAAGACTGGATAGAGCTCTCACGGTTTTTCTGATAATTTCCATTCTCCTATCCATTGCTACCCTAGCTTATGTGGTTGTGAGCCCAAAAGAAGGAGAACATTTTACAGAGTTCTATCTTCTTGGACCCGAAGGAAAAGCAGATAATTATACTACAAACTACACGATCGGGCAAAGTGGAACAGTAATAGTTGGAGTTGTAAATCATGAGTACAGGCCTGTAAATTACACAATGGAAGTAAAGCTTGAGAATAAATCACTGTTCCTTCCGGAAAATGTGAAGCATATCAATCTTGCCCATAATGAGACCTGGGAAGAGCCAGTTACTATTATGCCTCCTCTTGAGGGAAAGAATATGAAACTTCAGTTCCTGCTCTTTAATGACACTGAGAAAAGTGTACCTTATAGAGACCTTCATCTATGGGTAAATGTGACTGCACCAAAACAACTGAAAACTTAAACTTCAGGCGAGAAAACATAGTTAGGAAGAGCTCTTAAATTTCCAGGCTACTAGCTTCTAGTACAGTCTTTAAGCTGCCTTTGCAGTTGAGCTCTACAGCTAAAGAGTTTGAGACTACATAACTCAGTCATTCAGACTCGACTTTCTCAAAAAGATTTAGCTCTAATTGTATAGAAATCTTATATAGTAAGCTGGAAACCAGCTTGGTATGTGTCCTTAGGGCAAGAAACTGCCTTAAACCAACGGGAAAACTGCTGTTTAATTGACAGCAGTTTTCTTTTTGATATTAGGAAATAAGCGTTCTTACAATCTATTAAATCAAGCTTTTTAATCCTTCCTGCAGTTCGATCTCTCCTTTCCACCAGCCTGAGATTTTTGAGACATCAGCTTTTGAGTCATGAACATCACCTGCTCTTGAAGCGGCATGTACAATTCTGCTAGAAGAACCAGTTAACTTAATAATATTTTCGGCAAGTTCCATAACTGTCACGCTTTTTCCCATAGCTACATTAAAGACCTGACCATCCCCGTGCTCAAGAGACGCAACATTTGCCCTGACTACATCTGTAACATGAACAAAATCTCGGCTCTGAAGTCCGTCTCCGTAAATAACAAGGTCCTTTCCAAGTTTCGCCCTCTCGAGGAAAATTGGAATAACGGCTGCATATGGAGATTTTGGGTCCTGACGAGGACCATAGACATTGAAATAACGCAGGCAAGTTGTACGAAGCCCATAGTCCTCATAAAACATCTTTGCCAGGTATTCTCCATCAAGTTTAGAGATAGCATAAGGAGAAGCCGGTTCAGGGTACATATTCTCTTGCTTTGGAAGGACAGGGTTATTTCCATAAATTGCAGCTGAAGATGCTGTCACAAATTTGTCGACTTCGGCTTTAACGCAGGCCTGTAGTACATTAAGTGTTCCGAGCGTGTTAATCTGGAAAGCTTCAGAAGGTTTTTCACAGCTTAAAGGAACGGATACCAGGGCAGCTTCGTTA belongs to Methanosarcina barkeri 3 and includes:
- a CDS encoding DegT/DnrJ/EryC1/StrS aminotransferase family protein, which produces MIPIAKPLMGKEEIDAVTEVLRSGMIAQGPKVEEFELAFSEYTGCEYGVAVNSGTAALHIALLAHGIGKGDEVITSPFSFIATANSILYTGAKPVFADIDLDTYNMDPENIKEKITSKTRAILPVHLYGHPADMKAIMEIADDNKLIVIEDACQSHGAEYLGKKVGSFGTGAFSFYPTKNMTTSEGGMLTANEKEIAEKAKMIRAHGSKVRYLHEMLGFNLRMTDIAAAIGLVQLGKLNGFTSTRQKNAEIISAGLKNIPEIVLPVTKAECTHVFHQYTVRAEKRDQLATFLKEKEIGTGVHYPISIHKQPFYRELGYTDSLPVSEKAAEEVLSLPVHPSLSRTDLQNIIEATKEFYAKD
- a CDS encoding UDP-N-acetylglucosamine 3-dehydrogenase, with amino-acid sequence MIRVGVIGTGAMGQNHVRIYSEMNNVELAGISDVDQKRVEAMATQFKTKAFTDYKKMLAEGLDAVSVVVPTKLHKQVVLDALEAGVHVLVEKPIADTTENADLMIAAAQKAGKILMVGHIERFNPAVIKLKEIINSGTLGKIVSISTKRVGPYNPRIRDVGVILDIGVHDIDVISYLYGKKINSVYAIAGADIHSFEDHASIILRMDHNFAGVVETNWLTPHKIRQLTAIGVKGVAYLDYINQTVQLHDNEWIRKAKVEQSEPLKNELTYFMDCAANGKSPNPCGEDGKHALEVAMAAIKSYEEGRLIEVG
- a CDS encoding nucleotide sugar dehydrogenase encodes the protein MSKLEKLIVDRGPIKEIGVLGMGYVGIPSAVLFADAPCFTKVLGFQRNSKSSSYKIDMLNRGESPLKGEEPGLEDLISKVVKAGKFECTPDFSRISELDAVTLAIQTPFANPKDLEPDFSALIEGIKNVGKYLRPGMLVVLESTITPGTTEGMAKKILEEESGLKAGEDFALAHAPERVMVGRLLKNIREHDRIVGGINETSTRRAIELYSPVLTAGKVIPMSATAAEVTKTAENTFRDLQIAAINQLALYCEAMGINVYDVRTGVDSLKGEGITRAILWPGAGVGGHCLTKDTYHLERGVKIGNGQLDYPEGSDSIYVLARKVNDFMPVHMYNLTVAALKRIGKEMKGSKIAMLGWAFIRDSDDARNTPSEPYRDLCLKEDATVNVHDPYVVNYPGIEISDNLENVVRNADAVVILAGHSVYSDIKADWVKRITGKENPVIVDGRNIVEPDEFIRNGFVYKGIGRGDKNEHLLM
- a CDS encoding polysaccharide deacetylase family protein, with product MIEKLKQNDELWDLFSKKEEYNLTFSDQHDRFPYYLSSQRNVFDPRVSRFLVEKGLHPEYPGGKKFAVCLTHDIDVIYPEKLYPIIGTAKAFAKGNLTDTIKTPFCRICKKFNPCWNFREIMELEAKYNAKSSFYFLALRPGEKDFNYEIEDLEAELKFISSQGWEVGLHGGHKSYSSLEDIKEKKQRLEKVLGKEVIGYRNHYLKFKVPDTWELLSKANFKYDTTFGYPDCAGFRNGMCHPFRPYNINTGKQIEIIELPLIVMDRTLFRDYMRLDVKKAWELTKSLVDKVEQYNGVITILWHNNTSIEGKGLKYYEKFLKYVSSKKAWITNGKEIYNWWSTNIEPRY
- a CDS encoding lipopolysaccharide biosynthesis protein, giving the protein MDEITADAVEKRSDNSKKESFIFDVLTLAGGTTFAQILTVLAAPILTRLYGPDDFGVWAIYLSITSIISVIACMRYEYSIMLPESSEEAVNLLGLSFLAVLLVTGLTFPVIWCFKEPIVNILNSQQIGNYLWLVPPFIFVNGLFLALNSWNSRTKLFKRLSLSRVFSSVSSTVTQIGIGFMEKTGASGLIVGSLAGQSIATFVLGGQIWRDDRKLIVKNLSWEKIYEGFKKYRKFSLVDTWGALMNSISWQLPAFLLSAFFTPAVVGFYSLGFRLLQMPMSLIGGSISQVFFQRASRAFTEGTLASLVEDVFRMLVVIGMFPILILTIVGSDVFTVIFGKGWTEAGIYAQILSLWAFVWFISSPLTAIYVVVKKYHFGFHYNFFNLITRLLSLTIGGLLGNARTALILFSLSGIAVYGYLCLKMMSYAGVKTSKVMKIVISNFILFVPAGTVIITLKILEIDKILLVIFSGMIVCLYYVYILKNDAQVKKIIGEFRN
- a CDS encoding glycosyltransferase family 2 protein, translating into MSDQLLMEIGTGSIINKRNKCTISRASKNVIVVLSAYNEETSIGSIILLTRLYADRVIMVDDASSDQTVEIAKKAGAEVIINKTNKGKGASLETGFKSAINLGADIIVTMDSRGRHNPDDIPRLIDPIVTGTADVVNGTRYLNSVDWNTPVYRRVGQTILGRFANKKSGKIRDYQTPFRAFAASTKDIIHFDANDLAKEDEMLVNACKSGLRIKEVEIGTHYKFEDRVQAPGKYVLGVLRGVVRDIEVNKPLYFYAVPGFALATCGFYMGLKFLEDLVFGIESLHLWYILIMVFLSVAGVYMTVTGIVMHSMAEVAQTEAT
- a CDS encoding DUF1616 domain-containing protein codes for the protein MTVKRIPSDLFIIMGLVLLTDIFVLTPGINETMFRNILGLPLVLFLPGYALIAALFPAKSDLDGIERVALSFGLSIAVVPLIGLGLNYTPWGIRLLPILTSLSVFTFIMCGLTYLRRASLPESDTFEVSLKAVALSLKAEVMETSESRLDRALTVFLIISILLSIATLAYVVVSPKEGEHFTEFYLLGPEGKADNYTTNYTIGQSGTVIVGVVNHEYRPVNYTMEVKLENKSLFLPENVKHINLAHNETWEEPVTIMPPLEGKNMKLQFLLFNDTEKSVPYRDLHLWVNVTAPKQLKT
- a CDS encoding SDR family NAD(P)-dependent oxidoreductase, whose protein sequence is MKVLVTGGAGFIGSHIAEYFAEAGHTVRILDTLSTGFLRNIPQYKNIEFIKGDICDFQSVEKAVSGMDYVFNEAALVSVPLSCEKPSEAFQINTLGTLNVLQACVKAEVDKFVTASSAAIYGNNPVLPKQENMYPEPASPYAISKLDGEYLAKMFYEDYGLRTTCLRYFNVYGPRQDPKSPYAAVIPIFLERAKLGKDLVIYGDGLQSRDFVHVTDVVRANVASLEHGDGQVFNVAMGKSVTVMELAENIIKLTGSSSRIVHAASRAGDVHDSKADVSKISGWWKGEIELQEGLKSLI